Within the Desulfobacterales bacterium genome, the region TATCTGCAACTCCTCGCTGGTAAAATCAACCGAGGCCAGCAGTTCCGGCCGCCTCTCCAGGGTCGCCCGTACCGAGGCCAGCAGCCGCCAGCGGGCAATCGCCCGATGGTCGCCGCTCAACAACACCTCCGGCACCTCGTCTCCGGCAAAGACCCTCGGCCTGGTGTACTGCGGGTTCTTCAACAACCCGCGGCTGAAGCTGTCCCGGGTCGCTGATTCCTCGCAGCCCAGCACCCCGGGCAACAACCGGGTAACGGAATCAACCAGGACCAGGGCCGCCAGTTCCCCGCCGGTGAGGATATAATCGCCGATGGAGATCTCCTGGTCCACATAGCGGGTCCGGATCCGTTCATCCACCCCCTCGTAACGGCCACAGACCAGGACCAGGTGTTTTTTCGCTGCCAGTTCCCGGGCCACGGCCTGGGTATAAGGCCGGCCCTGGGGGGAAAGCAGGATCACATGGCCGCCGGGGGCCTGTGACTCGACCTTTTCCAGGGCCGCGGCAATGGGCTCCGGTTTCATCACCATCCCCTCGCCGCCGCCAAAGGGCCGGTCATCGGTCATTGCCTGCTTGTCCGTGGCAAAGTCCCGGATA harbors:
- the trmD gene encoding tRNA (guanosine(37)-N1)-methyltransferase TrmD; the protein is MRFDILTIFPQLLESPLREGIIRRSLASGRISVVTHNIRDFATDKQAMTDDRPFGGGEGMVMKPEPIAAALEKVESQAPGGHVILLSPQGRPYTQAVARELAAKKHLVLVCGRYEGVDERIRTRYVDQEISIGDYILTGGELAALVLVDSVTRLLPGVLGCEESATRDSFSRGLLKNPQYTRPRVFAGDEVPEVLLSGDHRAIARWRLLASVRATLERRPELLASVDFTSEELQILKENGLLTALMENCRTRDR